The Cryptomeria japonica chromosome 2, Sugi_1.0, whole genome shotgun sequence region AGCAAAAAAGAATCATGCACACAATTTAATCCAGAAACAGCTTTTGATTTATATAATTTGTGTTCCGATATTCTTTATTTAAGAATTCTATTTCATTGCCCCCCCCCCAAAAATCACAATAAAATCTCCTATCATATCATCTCATGCTAAGTTTTAACTCATGACAGATAGGTTCCACCAAAGAGACACTCGTCACATCCACTAACAAAACAGACAAAGATCATTTCTCATTTTCCCAATTCTTTAACAACAATTCAAAAGCTCTCTATTATGACTATGTACAATTTGCCACCCATGCCCATCTCCAGAAATGTAACACCCATGTCCTACACAGAAACAAAACTGAATGATAAAACCTCAAAACTTATTAAAGTGGATTCACAGAATGAAAAAACTCAGTCATCAGATAGAGAAGATAAGTGTCAAAGATCACACCAAATTGGGCTAAGAAATCTTTTCTTTATTTGTCTAGACAGAGAAAAAAAGTATCAATGATGACACCAAATAAGAAAGTTGATCTCAATTCCCAGTTGAAGAATAATGCTCATGTACTCTCACCCGATTTTCTTCCCACCACAATCTTGCCTGCATTTCGCTAAACACTTCACGACTGCACCCATTTCAATTCAATTCATTTACTATAATCACTACTGCACAATATTATCCTTGAACTCAACTAAGAAATAAATTGCAATACCATTTTACCTGAATTTAATGCGCTTAACTTGGCGAGATCCACCAGCCAAACGTTGCACAGTTATGTGCACACCTTGCTCAAAATCTTCTGTActttcttctcctcctcctcctcctcctcctccttctcctccttcttcAATGTGCTGTGGAAGctcaacattattattattattattattattatcttcttCATATCGTTGTTCAGGAGCGAAACAATCCAGCACAACAGAAAACAATCTCAATCTATTTCTTCCcattatcaataataacattcaaCACCCATCTAAATCTCTTTTATACTTATATTAGAATGAGAATTTATGACGGGGCTTTAAGTATCAATCATACTATAAAACTCACTtgatttttgttaaaaaatatatCGATTGCAGTACAGTTCATAAATTGATTGAGCCGTTGAACTAGAACGGGAAAATTATGTGAAGTTTGTAATATTCTTAGATTATGTTTTTTTTCACCACAAACAAACCAGTACAAAAAACACACTTAACAAATTGCATTATTATATATAATAGGTTAAAGATCAACTATTTATAGTGTACAATATTGTCGGCGTGATGGTGAATACTTTGCTTTACAGGGCAAAATGAGCTTATGAGAACCAGCTTTATTTCCATATAAAGAAGTCACGGGTAACATTAAAAGTTGTGACCAATTTAGAGTACTTGCAAGATCAAAAGTTGATTTGATTTTATATGTCATTAAAATAAATCTCAGTGGAGTTGTACGTGAAGATTCCTGGTGCTTAAAATGATTTACAGATGCATATTGTATATTTATGTTTAATTTGCTTTTAGGGCATTTTAAATATTATcattcttaatttttaaatttgttgtttttttattttgattattttatcaATATATTCTTAAGACGGTAGTAGAGAGGTAAACCcgtaaagtgtaggaggatcaagtCATTATTAAAGAGGGACTAATACAAATAGGTTGAAACCTGATAAAGTTCAAACAATTAGAGCGAAGTCAAAAGGAGGGTTGTTATGTAAGATTGCCCCTAACATCTTTGAGAGCATAATAATCGATCGATTCACATCTAATGAAAGCACCTTCTTGTTTAAGAGAGTTATTTGAGGACTAATGAATATGGACTAGAGAAATGACCAACTCCAAATAGGGAAAGTTGCCTAAGTTAAGCCACTTAGAAGTGAAGTTGTGCCTATTTGAAGAGGCAAAAGGTTGGGATCACTCACTAGAAGTAGCATTAGCTCTAGAAATCAAAGGTTAAGAGCCATAGGGACCATGAAACCAAAATCTATTATCGTTTCTAGTAGGTTGGATGTGCCCATGTCAATGCCCTCAAGCAAGAAAGGAGGGATCTAAGGTAACTCTTGCAATAGTGCAAGGAGAAATCCATTAATGGTCCAACAAATCCTAAAGATGATCAATTTGAAGTTCAACTTTACTTTCTTGCACCTAAATCTGCATAAGCACATTAGAGAAAATCATTGCATTCGTGTAAATAAAAAAAGTAAGCATCAATCGAACCACTATAGAGGTCCTTATATCCACTTATGATTTAGTCCAACCTAACAACTTCTATAATCTCCTCCAAAATCTAAACATGTATATCTCTATCTATCACTCATCCTCTATCCCATttatacctctctctatctcactttctCCTCTCAACCATAAGACCTAACACTACCTCTTTAACACTCTTTCCTACCCTTCACTCTCTATTATGTTTGCTCTCTCTCTTTACACACCTCCCCCTCACTACCTTTATTTCTCTAGATCTCTCCCACCTTCTCTCCCTTTGTACCTCACCTTcattccttacccccatctctatcgCTTCCTCCATcgctctctcttcttctctctccctctcttattgtttctctcccctctctctctctccattcgcTTGATCATTAATTCTCCCTCCCACCCTATATCTCTCCCCATCCCTAGGTCTCTCCTCTCTATCTTTACCTCTATATGTCTACATCCCTATCTCATTACTCACCTTTCTCCCcatctatctctctcacctctacctttcccctaggtctctcacccctctctccctaaGCTCTAGGTCTTTTCCCTCTCTATTTCTTTACCTCACcctccatctctctccctatctacttacccctctttctctctttgtgaacatctccctctccctcacctctctacatctcccctctctaggtctctcccaccctctctccttctctacctTGCCTTCCCTCCTTGCCCTCATCTCTATTCATGCCTCCCTTCATCTCTcttccctctcccactctctccatctctatgtttctccctccctCCATATATACCTCTCTCCATGTTTCCATCCCTATCTCATTATCCACTTCTATcccgggttagtgcaggatcaaggggggccaaaaactggcgatgtgaaaaaaatagccttcttcactcgcctaaaaacgcgaaaatgtgttgactttttgcttggcctgggttttagtacaccttggcctggtaattacctatgcaaatcggatatccgataaaatcaaatatccgattgttatttgtaattttaatttaaaaaatataatatatgttacatattatataatatataatctattattatattatataataatattatattatatattattataatattatattatattatattatatataatataatataatataatataatataatattatattatattatattatattatattatattatattatattatattatataatataatacaatatgtattatattatattatattacataatataatacaatacgtattatataatatattattatattatatatgttatttaaaaataatttgagtgtaaaaaatggatatccgataaaatcggatatctgattttttgagacttttatattttgatagtggcagcccgtgagtcatttttaactcacaggcCGCGCGATTTCATCACAAt contains the following coding sequences:
- the LOC131873741 gene encoding protein Brevis radix-like 1, which translates into the protein MLLLIMGRNRLRLFSVVLDCFAPEQRYEEDNNNNNNNNVELPQHIEEGGEGGGGGGGGEESTEDFEQGVHITVQRLAGGSRQVKRIKFSREVFSEMQARLWWEENRVRVHEHYSSTGN